One window of the Rosa rugosa chromosome 3, drRosRugo1.1, whole genome shotgun sequence genome contains the following:
- the LOC133735828 gene encoding senescence-associated carboxylesterase 101-like isoform X2, giving the protein MTHNQFSSGLESANLVVTSDPVHQAWSAIEKQKQINPNAELTLCNITQESNLTIMAFGTPLGSLHEEGGLVSSSTLKADNFTDLELLFTKSNQSFSINQAAIKLFRSNYDELNRKKTELIELSETSLIIITGQSVGGSVATLFTLWLLKGLDLLKTKRPLCITFGSPLVGDEHLGQCVSQFATWKSCFLHVASNQDPTPKLFLTRNTSGAYKPFGLFLLCSSSGCACSEDPDLILEQLVTPNSLSAQNQDPNIEFSYGQVLEDLKHKALCKSSSPSIERERDPLQASFVTQLLAIGVLTQPDTEMKNLIRRMKKHETELLIQKKKKKNSGSDKKLNKMKTCLALFEWYEKESNFLNAGYYDMYKKQCNPSDINVNEYKKRLLYFWEDTVTEVENKPQMEGSPLEVRWLWAGTNYRRMIEPLHIAEFYKKSGARNYKNGGKRPKHFILLEQWLEKEIEGLAKRQMPASLNEDSCFWAHVEDAIILCNLLNNGESVTDAEKVTYKEELKKFEDYVCNAIDNYTVAPRIFLEKGTFMRWWKEYKGIVGSAYSSQLADYMNSRTYLKYK; this is encoded by the exons ATGACTCACAACCA ATTTAGCAGCGGTTTAGAATCggcaaacttggtggtgacctCTGATCCGGTACACCAGGCATGGAGTGCGATTGAGAAACAAAAACAGATTAATCCAAATGCAGAACTGACTTTGTGTAATATAACCCAAGAATCAAATCTAACCATCATGGCTTTTGGCACTCCACTTGGCTCTCTTCATGAAGAAGGCGGCTTGGTTTCATCGTCAACTCTCAAGGCCGACAATTTTACTGACTTGGAACTTTTATTCACCAAAAGCAACCAAAGTTTCTCAATCAATCAAGCAGCAATCAAGCTTTTTCGCTCCAACTACGATGAGCTGAATCGGAAGAAAACTGAG CTGATAGAGCTTAGTGAGACTTCACTAATAATCATCACCGGACAATCTGTGGGAGGCAGTGTGGCTACGCTCTTCACCTTATGGTTGTTGAAAGGGCTAGATTTATTGAAAACCAAACGCCCCCTTTGCATTACTTTTGGCTCACCCCTAGTTGGCGATGAACATCTCGGACAATGTGTGTCGCAGTTTGCAACATGGAAATCTTGCTTCTTGCATGTAGCCTCTAACCAAGATCCTACACCTAAACTTTTTCTAACCCGAAATACGAGTGGGGCTTATAAGCCTTTCGGGTTATTCCTATTATGCTCTTCATCCGGTTGTGCTTGCTCTGAGGACCCGGACCTCATCTTGGAACAGTTGGTGACACCCAATTCTCTAAGTGCACAAAACCAAGATCCTAATATAGAGTTTAGTTACGGTCAAGTTTTGGAAGATCTCAAGCACAAGGCGTTATGTAAGAGCAGTTCCCCGTCTATCGAAAGGGAAAGAGACCCACTTCAAGCAAGCTTTGTCACACAACTACTAGCAATTGGAGTTCTCACACAG CCCGATACAGAGATGAAGAATCTGATTCGAAGGATGAAAAAACATGAAACAGAGTTATTaattcagaagaagaagaagaagaattctgGTTCAGACAAGAAACTGAATAAGATGAAAACGTGTTTGGCATTATTCGAGTGGTACGAGAAGGAGTCAAACTTTTTGAACGCTGGATACTATGACATGTACAAAAAGCAGTGCAATCCGAGTGATATTAATGTTAATGAGTACAAGAAAAGGCTTTTGTATTTCTGGGAGGACACAGTTACAGAAGTAGAGAATAAGCCTCAGATGGAAGGATCTCCCCTTGAAGTACGTTGGCTTTGGGCGGGTACAAACTACAGAAGGATGATTGAGCCACTTCACATTGCAGAGTTCTACAAGAAAAGTGGCGCGAGAAATTACAAAAATGGTGGGAAAAGGCCTAAACATTTCATTCTATTGGAGCAATGGCTGGAAAAGGAGATAGAAGGGTTAGCCAAAAGACAGATGCCTGCTTCTTTAAATGAAGATTCTTGTTTCTGGGCACACGTTGAGGATGCCATTATCTTGTGCAACCTTTTGAACAATGGAGAATCGGTTACCGATGCAGAGAAAGTAACATACAAGGAGGAGTTGAAAAAGTTCGAGGATTACGTGTGCAATGCTATCGACAACTATACAGTGGCTCCTCGTATTTTCTTGGAGAAGGGCACTTTTATGAGATGGTGGAAGGAGTACAAGGGAATTGTTGGAAGTGCTTACTCCTCACAGCTCGCTGACTATATGAACAGTCGCACTTACCTCAAGTATAAATGA
- the LOC133735828 gene encoding senescence-associated carboxylesterase 101-like isoform X1 has translation MTHNQFSSGLESANLVVTSDPVHQAWSAIEKQKQINPNAELTLCNITQESNLTIMAFGTPLGSLHEEGGLVSSSTLKADNFTDLELLFTKSNQSFSINQAAIKLFRSNYDELNRKKTELIELSETSLIIITGQSVGGSVATLFTLWLLKGLDLLKTKRPLCITFGSPLVGDEHLGQCVSQFATWKSCFLHVASNQDPTPKLFLTRNTSGAYKPFGLFLLCSSSGCACSEDPDLILEQLVTPNSLSAQNQDPNIEFSYGQVLEDLKHKALCKSSSPSIERERDPLQASFVTQLLAIGVLTQQQPDTEMKNLIRRMKKHETELLIQKKKKKNSGSDKKLNKMKTCLALFEWYEKESNFLNAGYYDMYKKQCNPSDINVNEYKKRLLYFWEDTVTEVENKPQMEGSPLEVRWLWAGTNYRRMIEPLHIAEFYKKSGARNYKNGGKRPKHFILLEQWLEKEIEGLAKRQMPASLNEDSCFWAHVEDAIILCNLLNNGESVTDAEKVTYKEELKKFEDYVCNAIDNYTVAPRIFLEKGTFMRWWKEYKGIVGSAYSSQLADYMNSRTYLKYK, from the exons ATGACTCACAACCA ATTTAGCAGCGGTTTAGAATCggcaaacttggtggtgacctCTGATCCGGTACACCAGGCATGGAGTGCGATTGAGAAACAAAAACAGATTAATCCAAATGCAGAACTGACTTTGTGTAATATAACCCAAGAATCAAATCTAACCATCATGGCTTTTGGCACTCCACTTGGCTCTCTTCATGAAGAAGGCGGCTTGGTTTCATCGTCAACTCTCAAGGCCGACAATTTTACTGACTTGGAACTTTTATTCACCAAAAGCAACCAAAGTTTCTCAATCAATCAAGCAGCAATCAAGCTTTTTCGCTCCAACTACGATGAGCTGAATCGGAAGAAAACTGAG CTGATAGAGCTTAGTGAGACTTCACTAATAATCATCACCGGACAATCTGTGGGAGGCAGTGTGGCTACGCTCTTCACCTTATGGTTGTTGAAAGGGCTAGATTTATTGAAAACCAAACGCCCCCTTTGCATTACTTTTGGCTCACCCCTAGTTGGCGATGAACATCTCGGACAATGTGTGTCGCAGTTTGCAACATGGAAATCTTGCTTCTTGCATGTAGCCTCTAACCAAGATCCTACACCTAAACTTTTTCTAACCCGAAATACGAGTGGGGCTTATAAGCCTTTCGGGTTATTCCTATTATGCTCTTCATCCGGTTGTGCTTGCTCTGAGGACCCGGACCTCATCTTGGAACAGTTGGTGACACCCAATTCTCTAAGTGCACAAAACCAAGATCCTAATATAGAGTTTAGTTACGGTCAAGTTTTGGAAGATCTCAAGCACAAGGCGTTATGTAAGAGCAGTTCCCCGTCTATCGAAAGGGAAAGAGACCCACTTCAAGCAAGCTTTGTCACACAACTACTAGCAATTGGAGTTCTCACACAG CAACAGCCCGATACAGAGATGAAGAATCTGATTCGAAGGATGAAAAAACATGAAACAGAGTTATTaattcagaagaagaagaagaagaattctgGTTCAGACAAGAAACTGAATAAGATGAAAACGTGTTTGGCATTATTCGAGTGGTACGAGAAGGAGTCAAACTTTTTGAACGCTGGATACTATGACATGTACAAAAAGCAGTGCAATCCGAGTGATATTAATGTTAATGAGTACAAGAAAAGGCTTTTGTATTTCTGGGAGGACACAGTTACAGAAGTAGAGAATAAGCCTCAGATGGAAGGATCTCCCCTTGAAGTACGTTGGCTTTGGGCGGGTACAAACTACAGAAGGATGATTGAGCCACTTCACATTGCAGAGTTCTACAAGAAAAGTGGCGCGAGAAATTACAAAAATGGTGGGAAAAGGCCTAAACATTTCATTCTATTGGAGCAATGGCTGGAAAAGGAGATAGAAGGGTTAGCCAAAAGACAGATGCCTGCTTCTTTAAATGAAGATTCTTGTTTCTGGGCACACGTTGAGGATGCCATTATCTTGTGCAACCTTTTGAACAATGGAGAATCGGTTACCGATGCAGAGAAAGTAACATACAAGGAGGAGTTGAAAAAGTTCGAGGATTACGTGTGCAATGCTATCGACAACTATACAGTGGCTCCTCGTATTTTCTTGGAGAAGGGCACTTTTATGAGATGGTGGAAGGAGTACAAGGGAATTGTTGGAAGTGCTTACTCCTCACAGCTCGCTGACTATATGAACAGTCGCACTTACCTCAAGTATAAATGA
- the LOC133735829 gene encoding galacturonosyltransferase 8, whose translation MANPRLSGATSRGGAANRSSSFRLLALAITASAVVFFFSLTFIFTSPTGDSSDLDTLGFNSGSFGLGSTRRSVLALKSDPLKPRLDQIRKQAEDHRTLALAYASYARKLKLENAKLVRIFADLSRNYSDLMNKPSYRALFESDGISIDESVLRQFEKEVKERIKVTRQVIAEAKESFDNQLKIQKLKDTIFQVNEQLTKAKKQGAFSSLIAAKSIPKSLHCVAMRLMEERIAHPEKYTDEGKPTPPELEDPSLYHYAIFSDNVIAASVVVNSAVKNANEPWKHVFHVVTDKMNLGAMQVMFKLKDYNGARVEVKAVEDYKFLNSSYVPVLKQLENAKLQQFYFENKLENATKDTTNMKFRNPKYLSILNHLRFYLPEMYPKLNRILFLDDDIVVQKDLTGLWKIDMDGKVNGAVETCFGSFHRYAQYMNFSHPLIKEKFNPNACAWAYGMNFFDLDAWRRVNCTADYHYWQNLNENRTLWKLGTLPPGLITFYSTTKPLDKSWHVLGLGYNPSISMDEIRNAAVVHFNGNMKPWLDIAMNQFKPIWEKHVDYDLEFVQGCNFGM comes from the exons ATGGCGAACCCGCGACTCTCCGGCGCCACCAGTAGAGGCGGAGCAGCCAATCGAAGCTCCTCTTTCAGATTACTGGCCCTGGCCATTACCGCCTCAGccgtcgtcttcttcttctccctcactTTCATCTTCACTTCCCCAACTGGAGACTCCTCTGATCTCGACACCTTG ggtttcaattcgGGTTCTTTTGGATTGGGGTCCACGAGAAGGTCGGTGCTGGCTCTGAAGTCCGACCCGCTAAAGCCCCGGCTGGATCAGATCCGGAAGCAAGCCGAGGATCACCGAACCCTAGCCCTCGCTTACGCTAGCTATGCTCGGAAGCTGAAGCTCGAGAACGCTAAGCTGGTCAGGATCTTCGCCGATCTCTCCCGGAACTACTCCGATCTCATGAACAAGCCGTCCTATCGGGCTCTGTTTGAGTCCGACGGGATCTCCATCGACGAATCGGTGTTGCGGCAGTTCGAGAAGGAAGTGAAGGAGCGTATCAAAGTGACCAGGCAAGTGATTGCCGAGGCAAAAGAGTCTTTCGATAACCAGCTCAAGATTCAGAAGCTCAAGGACACCATTTTCCAAGTGAATGAGCAGCTGACCAAGGCCAAGAAGCAGGGAGCTTTCTCCAGCTTGATTGCCGCCAAGTCGATCCCGAAGAGCTTGCATTGCGTTGCAATGCGGTTGATGGAGGAGCGGATTGCGCATCCCGAGAAGTATACCGATGAAGGGAAGCCGACGCCGCCGGAATTGGAGGACCCGAGCCTGTACCATTATGCTATATTTTCGGATAATGTGATTGCCGCATCTGTGGTGGTGAATTCAGCAGTGAAGAATGCCAACGAGCCGTGGAAGCATGTGTTTCATGTGGTGACTGATAAGATGAATCTTGGAGCAATGCAGGTTATGTTCAAGTTGAAGGACTACAATGGGGCAAGAGTTGAGGTGAAGGCTGTGGAGGATTACAAGTTCTTGAATTCTTCGTATGTGCCGGTGCTTAAGCAATTAGAGAATGCAAAGTTGCAACAGTTTTACTTTGAGAATAAGCTTGAGAATGCAACCAAAGACACAACAAACATGAAGTTTAGGAACCCTAAGTATTTGTCTATATTGAACCACTTGAGGTTTTATTTGCCTGAAATGTACCCGAAGTTGAACAGAATTCTGTTTTTGGATGATGATATTGTGGTTCAGAAGGACTTAACTGGGTTGTGGAAAATTGATATGGATGGGAAGGTGAATGGGGCGGTTGAGACATGTTTTGGGTCCTTCCATCGTTATGCACAGTACATGAATTTCTCACACCCATTGATCAAGGAGAAGTTTAATCCGAATGCCTGCGCTTGGGCTTATGGAATGAACTTCTTTGATCTGGATGCTTGGCGAAGGGTGAACTGCACAGCGGATTATCACTACTGGCAGAATCTG AATGAGAATCGTACCTTGTGGAAATTGGGGACTTTACCCCCAGGTTTGATCACATTTTACTCAACAACAAAGCCACTGGACAAGTCATGGCATGTTCTGGGACTTGGCTATAATCCAAGCATCAGCATGGACGAGATTCGCAATGCTGCAGTGGTGCACTTCAATGGGAATATGAAGCCTTGGCTTGATATTGCCATGAACCAGTTCAAGCCAATCTGGGAAAAGCACGTTGATTATGATCTAGAGTTTGTTCAGGGCTGCAACTTTGGGATGTAA